One window of the Osmerus mordax isolate fOsmMor3 chromosome 2, fOsmMor3.pri, whole genome shotgun sequence genome contains the following:
- the LOC136932971 gene encoding receptor activity-modifying protein 1-like yields MEVQVSSNQVTICVILLLITGLGKGDIISSCSRHNFDRFVQDYCLPEFYNNMKNSGYQDSCPWPQMKWSYIQLKTCVEKVANMAWCPEPSLKDEIFLSVHRTYFSLCAYREDPPLTVQIMLIVPGIIATLFLPLLWVHLTTWSPELPCSVGL; encoded by the exons ATGGAGGTTCAAGTGTCTTCCAATCAAGTGACAATTTGTGTGATTCTTCTGTTAATAACAG GACTCGGCAAAGGAGATATAATTTCATCATGCAGCCGGCACAATTTCGACAGATTTGTCCAAGATTACTGTTTACCAGAATTTTACAACAATATGAAGAACAGCGGCTACCAAGACAGTTGCCCCTGGCCCCAGATGAAATG gtcATACATCCAGCTGAAAACCTGCGTGGAGAAGGTGGCCAACATGGCGTGGTGTCCAGAGCCCTCTCTGAAGGATGAGATCTTCCTGTCGGTCCACAGGACCTACTTCTCCCTGTGCGCCTACAGGGAGGACCCCCCGCTGACCGTCCAGATCATGCTCATTGTCCCGGGCATCATCGCCACCCTCTTCCTGCCCCTGCTGTGGGTCCACCTGACCACCTGGAGCCCAGAGCTGCCGTGCTCGGTGGGGCTGTAG